One part of the Rutidosis leptorrhynchoides isolate AG116_Rl617_1_P2 chromosome 1, CSIRO_AGI_Rlap_v1, whole genome shotgun sequence genome encodes these proteins:
- the LOC139867952 gene encoding uncharacterized protein encodes MDLVTQRRVTKSVRIIQPKIRWKKLSGEKAETFKTAVVERIGAEVEIGPQNDADQMWNRLASTIRELAKEALGVAGTPTNRLRVVERYKEAKREAKKAVARAKEKAYEDLYMKLDSKEGANDIYRIAKARERRRRDLDNIKFIKNEDGQTLVKEDEIRKRWEEYFSSLFTGGRSQRYEELPGSDREQSRNNIECERINEDEVRLALQLFVEEMRFLGLLRHFVD; translated from the exons ATGGATCTGGTTACCCAAAGACGAGTCACCAAGAGTGTCAGGATCATCCAACCTAAAATCCGGTGGAAGAAGCTGAGCGGAGAGAAGGCAGAGACTTTTAAAACAGCAGTTGTAGAAAGAATTGGAGCAGAAGTGGAAATAGGACCCCAGAATGATGCTGATCAGATGTGGAATCGTCTAGCATCCACCATTAGAGAATTAGCCAAGGAAGCCTTAGGTGTGGCA GGGACTCCGACAAATAGACTTAGGGTTGTAGAGAGATATAAAGAAGCaaaaagagaagctaagaaggctgtAGCTCGTGCAAAAGAAAAGGCATACGAAGATTTGTACATGAAACTAGACTCCAAAGAGGGAGCAAATGATATATACAGaatagccaaagctagggagcgaaggCGCAGGGATCtagataacatcaagtttatcaaaaATGAAGATGGTCAAACCCTAGTAAAGGAAGAtgaaattaggaaaagatgggaagagtaTTTCTCATCTCTTTTCACTGGGGGAAGATCTCAGCGGTACGAAGAGTTGCCAGGCTCTGACAGAGAACAATCCCGGAACAACATAGAGTGTGAGAGGATCAACGAAGATGAAGTAAGATTGGCACTAC agctattTGTAGAAGAGATGCGGTTTTTGGGGCTTTTGAGGCATTTTGTTGACTGA